The Dama dama isolate Ldn47 chromosome 23, ASM3311817v1, whole genome shotgun sequence genome contains a region encoding:
- the LOC133044262 gene encoding prostaglandin F synthase 1-like yields METQCQRVKLSDGHFIPILGFGTSAPEEVPKREDLEFTKFTLDVGFRHTDCTHAYKNEENVGQVIRSKIADGTVKREDIFYTSKVECHPYLNQSKLLEFCKSHDIVLVAYGTLGSQRLQWVNPNYPNLLEDPVLCAIAKKHKQTPALVALRYRVQRGVVVLAKSFNKKWIKENIQVMMMFDFELTPEDMEAIDGINRNMRYYEFLPVIDHPEYPYSEEY; encoded by the exons ATGGAAACCCAATGTCAGAGAGTGAAGCTTAGTGATGGCCACTTCATTCCTATCCTGGGATTTGGAACCTCTGCACCTGAGGAG gtgcccaaa AGAGAAGATCTGGAGTTCACCAAATTCACTTTAGATGTTGGGTTCCGCCACACTGACTGCACTCATGCGtacaaaaatgaagagaatgttgGCCAGGTCATTCGAAGCAAGATTGCTGATGGCACTGTGAAGAGAGAAGACATATTCTACACTTCAAAG GTGGAATGTCACCCTTATCTCAACCAGAGCAAACTGCTGGAGTTCTGCAAGTCACACGATATTGTCCTAGTTGCCTATGGTACTCTGGGATCCCAACG GCTTCAATg gGTGAACCCGAACTACCCTAATCTTTTGGAGGACCCGGTTCTTTGTGCCATTGCCAAAAAGCACAAGCAAACCCCAGCTCTGGTTGCCCTTCGCTACCGGGTACAACGTGGGGTTGTGGTTCTGGCCAAGAGTTTCAATAAGAAGTGGATCAAAGAGAACATACAGGTGATGATGA TGTTTGACTTTGAACTGACTCcagaagacatggaagcaattgaTGGCATCAATAGAAATATGAGATATTATGAATTTCTACC tgTTATCGATCACCCTGAGTACCCATATTCTGAAGAATATTAG